The window CAGCGCAAGCGCACGGCAGACCGCAGCGCCCCGTGGAACGGCGGCGCGGAACTCGCGACGCTGAAATAGGCCGCGTCGCCACAAGCCATGCGTACTGCCATTACCTGCGCGCTGATCCTGCTGTTGGGCCTCGCGGCATTCTCGGAGGTCAGCGCCGGCTTCCGGGTCGTCACGAGCGAGGCCGCGCGCCGCCTCGACGTGCGCGAGCACGCGCCGGAAATGCCCGACGCAGCGCTTGTCGGCGCCGGCGCGTCCGCCTACTCGCTACGTGGGGATCTGGCGCGGGACGGCCGCATCGCACTCGTCGACTTCATCTACACCCGCTGCGAATCGGTGTGCAGCGTACTGGGCACGGAATTCCAGCAACTGCAGCAGGAGATCCGGAAGCAGGGGCTACAGGACCGCGTTCGCCTCATCAGCATCAGCTTCGACCCGGCAGACGACGCCGACGCATTGGCGCGCTACGCAGACCGCATGCACGCCGAGGGCTCCGTCTGGCGCTTCGCCAGTGTCGTCGACCCGCAGGCGTTGCGGCCGCTGCTCGACGCCTTCGGCATCGTCGTCGTGCCCGATGGAATGGGGGGCTTCGTGCATAACGCCGCGATCCACACGCTCGCCCCGGACGGCCGGCTGATCCGCATCGACGACCTCGGTGAGGCCCGCATCGCGCTGCGCTCCGCGCTCACTCACTCGGAGCTTGTGTCACGATGAGCCGCCGCCGATTTGCTTTCCTTGGCGTGGCACTCCTGGCGGCTGGCACTGTGCCATCGCTACGCACCTGGCTCGAGGCCGACATGGCGCGCCACATGCTCATGCAGTTTCCGCTGCTGATCCTTACCGGCGCCGCATTCGCGTCAGCGTTGCCGGCGCGCTTGCGCGGCGCTGTCGCTGCCGTCAACGCGCACGGCCTCGCGGGCCTGCTGTTCTGCCTGTTGGTCTCGGCGTTCTGGATGGTTCCGCGCGCTCTCGATCAGGCTTTGCTGTCGCCCCCGGTGGAAATCGCGAAGATCGCGGCGCTGCTCGTGGCCGGAGGCGCGCTGCGATTGTCATGGCGCCCGGCCGGCATCGTCGTCCAGACCTTCTTCATCGGAAACTGGGCCTGGATGACCGCGGTCGTCGGGCTTCTCTACCAGGACATGAGCACGCGCCTGTGCAACGGCTATCTGCTGGATCAACAGGTCATCGCCGGACAGGGACTCGTCGCCCTGGCGATCGTCCTGCCGACGGCATTCATCGCGCTTCTCGCAAAGCGGGGAGTGCTCGCAGGCGACGCGTCAGAAGCGACTCAGGGCTACCCAACGGGAAGCACTGCGCAGTAGCGGAATTCAGTCACCAGCCGTGTTGATCGCTTCGCCCACCGCTCGCGCGAACTCTTCGGCAAATTACGGCACGATCAGTCCGGATTGGCGACCGCGATAGCAGCGTCACGATCCAGGGCCGGCGGATAGATCCATTCCCGCTCGAGCGACCAGGCGTCCTCTCGCATCAGAGTGATCTGCGAGGCCCAACAACCTTCAGTGTAGCGAGCCCCACGCCTGCATTGGTTTACATAATGCCAATTATGGCGGTTTTACATCGAGCAAGATGCTCCCCGCGAAACTTCCATGATCGCTGCTGACGCAGTTCGGTTGCAGCGCATCGATCACATCGACGCCCACCGTCCGCGGCACGCGGCGCCACCGGCCTTCAGCAGATGTGTGATTTCGTCTGCGGGCTCGGGTTTCCCGGTCAGGAATCCCTGAACGTAGTGACAGCCGTGGTCACGCAGAAAGGCTAGCTCGCCCTCTTGCTCGACCCCCTCGGCGACAACCCTCAGGCCGAGTCCGCGCGTGATCGAGAGCAGGCCGGTGATGATCGTCTCATTCGCCGGGTCGCTTGCAAGATCCTGCACGAAGTCACGGGCAATCTTCAGTGTATCGACGCTCATCCGTTTCAAGTGCATCAGCGAGGAAAAGCCCGTTCCGAAGTCGTCGAGTGCGATCGAGACACCCAGGCTGCGGAGGGTCTCGAGCGTACGGATCACGAGCTGATCGTCGTGCGAAAGATGGCTTTCGGTCAATTCCAGTTCCAGCAAACCTGCGGGCATGCGCGATTCCTGCAGGATGGCGACGACCTTGAATGGGAAGTCTCCCGCACGCAGTTGCACCGGGGAAACATTCACCGCGACCCGCAGGGGCATGATCCCTGCCGCACACCATCGCCTGTGCTGCGCGCAGGCTTCACGCAGCACCCATTCGCCGAGGCGGCCGATTTCGCCCATCCGCTCCGCGATCGGGATGAAGATCTCGGGGGGGACGCACCCAAATGCCGGGGAGAACCACCTCAGCAGGGCCTCCACTGCGACGATACGCCCGCTGTCGAGACAGACTTGCGGTTGATAATGCACGGCGAACTCTCGTCGGTCGAGCGCGCGGTACAGTGCAGCTTCAAGCCTGTCGTCCCTCTCTTCGCCAGCCCCACGAGCACGCAAGTCGGCGGACGGGGCGCTCCAAACACCCCGCGCGGGCACCTTCATCGCGTTTCCGCCAAAGTGGCGCAGACCAAACGCACCGCCGAACACTCCCGCCACGTGGCCGGAAATCAGGTCAACCAGACGTGCCATGCTTTACTCCCCTCCCCTGGACCGCCCGCCTCCCGCACTCGAGGATGCGCCGGACAGCCTGCCTCACCCCGTCCGCCAACGCCGGCAACTCATGGGCGCCCGCGACGGTTCGAGTGCGGCGCCCGCAGGGCGCCGCACAGGTTTGTCACACGATGTTGCGCGGCTTGAGGCTCATGCGCGCGAACTCATGCTTGTAGGGCGATTCCCCAACCTTGCTCACAACGCCGCGGCCGAGCTTGTAGCGGTAATTGTTCGTCATCGGGTCGGGCACCGCCGAGACGACGGCGTTGGCGGGCGACTTCGGGAAGTTGAAGTTCGCCTTGGTGACGCCCGGGCGCATCTCGTCGGAGACGATCGCGACGGTGCGGAAGCGGCCAACCGTGGTCATGATGTGGCCGTCGCGCATCAGGTCGTTGAAGTTCAGGTCCGCGTCGAGCACGCCCTGCGGTTGGCCGGTCTGCACATACACCGTGTCGTTGACGACCTCGACGTAGTCGCCCGACTCGATGCCACGTTTGGCTGCGTCGTCGGGATGGATGAACAGGAAGGCCTCCGGCCAGCGCTGCGACAGATAGGGCTTGCGCAGGTCGTCGAAGCCCGACTGCCAGGTCTCGTTGACGCGCCCGTTCGTCACCCACAGCTCGCCCTTCTCCGCACGCGGCTTCACCGCCTCGTAGAACTGGATCCAGCCGGCGTACTTCCACGGCGACTTGAGCAGGATCGCCTTGCCGCTCTGGGTGTTGAAGGCGGTAAGCACCTTGGTTTGCACGGTCACGCCTTCGAGTTCGCCCCAGTCGTTGGTCGGGTCGTGCAGGCGTTGGGTACCGACGAGCTTACCGTCGCGCTTGCGGATCGGAGTCTGGATGCCGGTCGTGCCGTAGGTGCGCAGCAACTCCTGCGCCTTGACACCCTTCGTCTTCGCCTCGTCGGTCAGCACGTGGTAGCTCAGCACGCCGTTTCGCGAGTAACGCGAACCTTCCTCGAAGACGTCGTTGGAATCCTTCCAGTTGTAACCGCCGTCCTTGTCCAATCCCATCTTCTGAGCGAATTTCTGGATGATCCACCAGTCGGGCTTGGCCTCGCCCGGCGCATCGTAGAACTTGCTGTACAGACGCAGGCGGCGCTCGGAGTTGCAGCGCGTGAAGTTGTCCTCGCCCCAGGTCGCCGCGGGCAGCACGATGTCGGCGAGCTCGGTGCCGATCGGCATGACCGGGTAGATATCGGAATTGACCATCACCATTCCGCCGCCGTCGACGCGGCGCTTGAGCGTCTCGAAGATCGAGCGGCGGTCGAGATGCGTGATCTGGTGCGGACTATCGACGGTCAGCTCGCGCATGCGCTTCTCGAGCGCGTTCGAGCCCATCATCGCGGCAATCCAGGTCGTGCCGATGACCCAGGCGAAGCGCAGGTTGCCTTCCATCAGCCACAAGTCGAGGTTGAAGCTCTTCTTGCGCCGGCCGGGATATTTTTCCGGCGAGAGCCAGCTGGAGCCGCCGCCCGCCACCAGGCCACCGCGCTGGTGGCCACCGCCGCGCGAGATCATGCGCCCGGGCCGGTTACCGGCGCCGCAGATAAGACCGAGCGACGCGAAGGACGTCGTGTTCATGTAGTTGTTGGACCAGTAGTTGCCCTTCTCGCACATGAAAGAGGTCTTCGGCAACGAGCCGTCGGCCTTGCGCTTGGCGATCCACTCGGCGGCCTTGACGATGTCGGCCGGGTCGAGGCCGGTGATCTTCGCCGCGACGTCGAGTTTCGACTCTTCCTGGCTGAGGATGAATTTCTTGTAGTCGGGCCAGTCGCTCTGCCACGTTCCCCAGGTGGTGCGCCATTGCCAGCCGGTGTTGCGCGTGCCACGGCCGTAGCCGGAGTCGACCTCCCACGAGTTTGCGATCCACTTGTCGATGAATTCCTGGTCCTGCCAGTTGTTCTCGATGATGATGCGTGCGAGCGCCATGTGCAGCACGGTGTCGGTGCCCGGGATCACGGGCAGCCACAGCCCGCGCCCCTCGCGCAGCGACCAGGCGACGCCGGTGGTCTTGTGCGGGGTGACGAAGATGAATTTCTTGTCGCCGGGCATCATCCACGTGGTGAACAGTGTGGTCTTCGTCTCGTAAGGATCGACGCCGGACAGGAAGGCCACTTCGCAGTCCGCCCAGTCCTGGTAACTCGACGCGAACGAGTCGATGCCGGCGTCGTCGAGACCGGTCGCGTCGTTGGTGTTCGACGCCTTGTCGTGCCATGCGAAGGCCGGCGTGCCGATCGAGGTCATCGCCAGCTTGGTGATCGCGTACGTGTTCTCGAAATACTGGTAGGAATAGGTCTTCATTCCCCATGCATGTTCGCCGTACTTTGTGAGGATGTACTGCGAAATGTCCGCCATGACCTCCGTGGCGAGATCCCAGGTGACCGGCGTGAGCCGGCCATTGACGCGGATCATCGGGTGCTGCAAGCGCTCGCGCGTGAGGTTGTCCGGGTTGTAGCACTTCTCGGCCAGCGTACCGCCGCGGATGGAGTGGTTGCCGCCGACATTGACCACGGTCGCGTCCTTGTCTGGCACGACTACCACGTGGTGGGGCTTGCCCTTGAAACTGACGACGTTGTGCTGCGAAGGGCTTACCCAGGCGGACATCATCATTTGATGCGGGAAGTCGGCTCGCAGTGCGTTCTGCGCAGCCTTCGCGCCGCCTTCCCTGCCCACCGGCCAGCGATACACCTTGTAGCCGCAGGCAACGGTGCAGTAATCGCAGGCGGTCGTGAAGACGTCGGCGTCCTTCGGCGGCAGAGGTACAAAGTCCTTTGCCGTGTTCTTGTCGTGAATGCTCATGCTGGTTCTCCTCAGGCGCGGTGCTCGGCGGTCATCGCGCTGTAGCCGTAGACCAATCCCATCACGCCGACGGCGTAGATGTCGTCACCCTGCACTTCCAGCGTGATCTGCGGCAGGCTCTCGGTCGCGTGGCCCGCAACCACCATGCCGTGGCGTGTAAGGTCGAAGCTGGTGAGGTGCAGCGGGCACGGCCCGAGCACCTGATGCCCGGGCTTGTAGGTGCCGTCGAGCGGGCCGCCCATGTGCGTGCATTGCTGGTTGAAGGCAACGATGTCGCTGTCGGGGCCGATGCCGCCGCCGGCCGGCGCGCCCAACTTGACGAGGATGTTGCGCACGTCGGCATAGGGATAGTTGAAGGTCAGCGGCTCGCCGACCTTCAGGGCCGACAGGCTGCCGATCTTCTGCCGCGCGTAGCTTGCTTTCAGCAACTGCGCGGCTTCGGCGAAGCCGGGGATGCCGCCGAGGCTGACCAGCGCGAGCGCCGCGCCGCCGGTCAGGAGGAAGCTGCGGCGGCTCATGCATGTGCGCCCGCCTTCGTGATCGTGATCGTGTCCGGCGGGCTGCCGGATCTGGATCGCCCTCTGGCTCGATGTCTGGCTCATGTTCAGGCTCCTTACTTCGTCGGCGCGGGCAGCGGCTGGTAGGCGCCCGGCAGCTTGGGTTCGTCGTGGATCAGCGGTTCGCTCATCGACAGGGCATCGAGGAAAGCGAGCAGGTCGGCCTTCTCCTGTGCCGTCAGGCCCAGTGGCTTGAGCAGTTCGCTCTTGTTGGCCGCGTTTCCGCCGCCCGCATCGTAGAAATCCACCACCTGTTCCAGCGTCTTGAATACGCCGTTGTGCATGTAGGGCGCGGTGTATTTCAATTCGCGCAGCGATGGTGTGCGGAACTTGCCGATGTCCTTGGGATTCTTGGTCTGGAAGTACAGCCCGTAGTCCATGTCGGCACTGCGGTACTTCTGCTCCGCGACGCCCTTCTGGTAGTGTTCCCAGCGATGCGTGACCTGATACAGCACGTCGGTCTTGAAACCTTCGAAGTCGGGCAGACCAAGGTTGTAGAACTTCTGGTCGGAGGCAAGCGGCCCGTTGTGGCACTGGATGCATCCGGCCTTGCCGTTGAAGAGCGTCATGCCACGCTTCTGCGCGTCGTTCAGGGCTTTCCTGTCGCCATTTGCGTAGCGGTCGAAGGGCACTTTCGACGCGTCGGAGACGACGGTGCGCTGGTAGGACGAGATCGCGCGGTAGGCGTCATTCATGCGCGGCCACTCGGCGCCAAACACCTTCTTGAAGGCTTCGACGTACTCGGGCAGGAAGCGCATGCGCATTTCCATCACCGAGGGGTCGCCGTTGCCGGCGACGCTGCCTTCGGCTGCCGATGAGGCCTCGGACTCGAGACTGGTCGAAGTCCCGTCCCAGAACAGCTTGTTGTAGTACGCGGCGTTGAGGATGGTCTGCGAGTTGCGCCAGTGCTGCGTGCCCGGGTAGCCGCGCGAGATCGCGTTGTTGTCGCCCCAGCCGAGCGCAGGCAGGTGGCAGGATACGCAGGGCATCGAGCCATCGCCCGACAGACGGCTGTCCCAGAAGAGCTGCTTGCCGAGCGCGATCTTCTCCGGGGACTGCGGGTTGTCCTTTGGGGACGGCACGGGCGGTAGTGGCGCGAGCGGCGGGAAGGTCTGGCCGGTGGCGGCCGTTGCGGTGAGCACCACCGCGAAGGAGGCGGCGATCGCCGAGAGCTTGAGCGTTGTGCGGTTTTTCATCGTGCGTCCCTCAGTTCTTGCCGAAAGTACGGACCTGCATGTCGGGCTGGCCCGGGTTCGCCACGACGACCGGATCACCCGACAACGTCAGCAGGAAAATCACGAGCGCCTTCTGTTCGCCGGCCGAGAGGTTCAGCGGCTTCAGCCCCGAGCCTTCGCCACCGCCCCGGTTGTAGAACGCGACCACTTCATCGAGCGTCGCGAAGACGCCGTTGTGCATATACGGCGCGGTGTATTTGAGGTCGCGCAGCTGTGCGGTCTGGAACTTGCCGATGTCCGCGGGATTCTTCGTGATCGCGTAGGCGCCGACGTCGGTGCGCGCGCTCATGTAGTTCGGCAGGCCGTTCGTCGCGTAGTGGCGCAGCATCGTGATCGTGCGCAGCGGGTTCGCGAGCACGTCCGGATGCTCGGGCACGCCGGTCTTGTACAGCTTGCCGTCCGAGCCGATCGGGCCGTTGTGGCAGGCCACACAGCCGGCCTTGCCCTTGAACAGCGCATAGCCTTCCTTCGCCTCGGCGCTGATCGCGTCGGCGTCGCCCCTGGCGAATTTGTCGAAGGGCGCGTTGGTGGTCTCCAGGCTGCGGATGAACTCGCCGATGACGTTGAATACGCGCATGCCGTTGATGTCGTCGTTGCGCCACTTCTTCCACAGCGCGTCGTACTCCGGCACCTGCTTCAGGCGCTCCTGCATCAGGCGCCCGTCCATGTTCATCGTGTGCGTCTCGGTGATCATGTCGCGCACGAGGGTGCCGGCGTCGGTGCCGTCGAGGCGCCCGTCCCACATGAAGCGCTGGCGATACTTCGCGTTGAGCACGGTGGGCGCGTTGCGGAAGTACTCCATCGACGGATAGCCCGTCGACAGGGCCTGGCCGTCGCCCCAGCCCTTGGCCGGGTCGTGACAGGACGCGCACGACCGGCCCCAATCGCCGGACAGGCGGCGGTCGAAGAAGAAGTATTTGCCGAGCTCGATCATTGCGGCATTGCCCGGCTTCACTTCGGGCATCGGCGCGAGGTCGGGAGCGGCGCCCTGGGCGCCGGACGGGAGCAGCCAAGCCGCCGCAGCCATGCTGCAGGCAGCGAGGAGGCGCCCCGTGCGCGTGTTGTTCGTCGTTTTCATGATTTCCCCTTGCACGAAGAAAGACCCGACTATCGCAAGGGGTACTGCAAACCCTGTGCCATTTTCATGACACATGAAAACATTCAATAAATCATGGATTTGCTGACGAAATAGGGAAAACGGGCGGTGGTTGGAAATTGACCAGCCGATCAATTTTTGACCGGTTGAAAACCATCCCCGCCACCTTCGCCCGCGCCCGGTTGCAGCTCGTATTCGCGCAGCTTGGTGCGCAGCGTCAACCGGGTGATGCCGAGGATCTCCGCGGCCCGTGTTTTGTTGCCCGCGACGTGGTCCAGTACGCGCAGGATGTGCTGGCGCTCCACCTCCGCCAGCGACATCGGGGTCGCAGCTTCATCCGCGGCTACTGCACTTTCGCCGCTCGCAGGCGCGGCGGCGTGCCCGAAGGGCAGCTGCTCGACCGTGATGACGCCATCCGACGCGAGGATTGCCGCGCGCTCCATCACGTTGCGCAGCTCGCGGATGTTGCCGGGCCAGCGGTACGCGAGCAGGCGCGACACCACTTCGGGTTCGATCGCCGGGCTCGTCATGCCCAGATGCAGCGCGGCCAGTTCCAGGAAGTGGCGTGCCAGCGGCAGGATGTCGGCGGCGCGTTCGCGCAGCGGCGGCACGGCGATGCTGCCGACGTTGAGGCGGTAGAAGAGATCCTCGCGGAAGCTGCCGTCGCGAACCATCACGGGCAGGTTGCGGTGCGTTGCAGCGACGAAGCGCACATCGACGCGGATCTCCTTGCTGCCGCCCAGGCGGCGGAAGGCCTGGGTCTCCAGCACGCGCAGCAGCTTGGGTTGCAGGGCGGGCGACAGGTCGCCGACCTCGTCGAGGAACAGCGTGCCGCCGTCGGCCAGTTCGAGCAGGCCCTTCTTGGCCTGGCGCGCGTCGGTGAAGGCGCCCTTCTCGTGGCCGAACATCTCCGATTCGAGCAGCCCTTCGGGCAGCGCCGAGCAGTTCAGCGTCACCCACGGCCCCGCGGCGCGGGCCGACAGGCTGTGGATGGACTGTGCGATGTGTTCCTTGCCGGTGCCCGACTCGCCGAGGATCAGCGCCGGCACGCGCCCCGCGGCGGCAATCTTGCGTGTCGTCTCGAGCAACTCGCGGAACGCGGCGCTGTCGCCGATCAGCCCCGGCACGACGTCCCCGCCCGCCTGCGCGCGGCGCCATTCGACCTCGCGCCGCAGCTGGCGCGTCTCGAAAGCCCGCCGGATCAGGCTGTCGAGGTCATCGAGGTCGAAGGGCTTGTTGATGTAGTCGTAAGCCCCCGCCTTCAGTGCCGCGACAGCTGTGCGCACCTCAGGGTAGGCCGTCATCGTCACGACCAGCGCGTCCTCCTCGAACTCGTGCAGGCGCGCGATCACCTCCAGTCCGGGGATGTCGGGCAGGCGCAGGTCGAGCAGGATCAGCCCGAAGCGCGTCTCGCGCGCGAGCGCCAACCCGTCGAGGCCGCAGGCGGCGGCCTGCACTTCGTAACCCTTGCGCGACAGCAGGCCCAGCAGGGTCAGGCGCAGGGTCTCGTCGTCTTCAATGATGAGGATGGTGTTGCTCATGCCCGCTCGCGGAATGTATTGGCCACAGCAGCGTGAAGCAGCTTCCATGCCGTCCGTCGCTGTTCACCCCGATCTCGGCTCCATGCTCCTCCACGATCTTGTGCACGATGGACAGCCCGAGCCCCGAGCCGCCCTCGCGCGTCGTGAAGAAGGGTTCGAAGATGCGCCGCTGCAAGGTCTCCGGAATGCCCGGCCCGCTGTCGCGCACGTCGATGCGGACCCGCTCGCCTTCTGCCCCGGCTGCGATGACGACGGTACCGCCGTCGGGCTGCGCGCGCAGCGCGTTGATCACGAGGTTCAGCAGCACCTGCTTGAGCTGCGCCGGGTCGGCGCGCAGCGGCGGCAGTGTGTCGGGAATGTGCGTCGTGATCTCGACCTTCTGGTTGCGTGCCTCCTTGCGCGTCCAGAACAGGATGTCGGTCAGCGTCTCCCCCAACGGCGTCGCGCGCAGGTCGGGCGCCGTGGGAGCCGCGAAACCGTGGAAGGTGCGCAGGAAATCCGAGAGCCGGTCCGTTTCCCCTTCGAGACGGCGCAGCGCCTCGAACACGCCGGGAGGCAGGTCATCCTCGTACTGCAGGGCCTGGGCGACGGCCTTCATGCCCGCCAGCGGGTTGCCGATCTCATGCGCGAGTCCCATCGCGAGCTCGCCCATGGTGGCCATCTTGTCCATCTGGAACAGTTGCCGATCGAGCTCGCGGCGCTCGTCCTGCAGGCGCCGCTCGTCGCTGATGTCGCGGGCGACGACCAGGAACGAGCGTCCGCCGCTGACATCGCGCGTCGAGGTGATCGACAGCGCGAGCACCCTCCCCCGGGTCTTGAGATCGCGGCGCACGGGCATGTCGTCGGCGATATCGGCGGCGATACTCGGCCATTCGCTCCAGAATTCGGCCAGGCGACTACCGGCGACCTCCGCATCCGAGCCCAGCAGCTCCCGCGCTGCGCCGTTCGCCAGCGTGATCTCGCCGTTTTCCGCAACGACCAGGATGCCGTCGCCGGTATGTTGAATGATCGCGGCAAGCCAGGCACGCTCGTGAGCGAGTTCCCGCGTCCGGGCGCCAACCTCGTCTTCGAGCCGGTCACGATGCGCTGCGAGCTTCCCGTAAAGCTCGGCGAGGCGGTCGGTCATCGCATTGAACTTGGTCCCGAGGTCCGCGATCTCGTCGTCGCCGGAAATGCTCACGCGTCGCGTGAAATCGCCGGCGGCGATCGCCTCCGTCTCCTGCGCCAGCGCGTCCACAGGGCCCAGAAGACGGCGGGACAACGCGTAGCCGCCGATCGCCGTGACAATCATCGCGACAACGAGGACGGCATACAGGACGTACAGGTTGACGACAGAGAAGAACAGCGCCTGTTGCGCCATGTCCACCGCGATCACCCAGCGCCCCCCGGTCGTATCCGGAAAGGCCTGGCCGAATTCGATCGGTGCGTACGCGACGATCCGCTCTCCGGTCATCAGCGTGCCTTCGCGCCCGCTCTGCACTGCGGGAAGATGCGACGCGCCGAACACGTCCTGGAGGGCATCGACCGACTGCATCGCGAAGCCCGACGCGGTCTCGCGCGAGCGCGACAGGAAGTGCCCCGCGCGATCGAACAGATATGCCGTACCGTCGCGTGCAACCGCCATCTGCTCGATCTGTGCGAGCAGGATGTCGGCGTCGAGATTCACCACCAGGATGCCATCCGTGGCTGCACCCCGTTCGCCGAGCGCAATCGCGACCCGCACGACCGGATGCTCGGGTGTTTCGATCTGGCCGAACTCGACGTTCAGGTCGAGCGGCGAGACATACAGGCTGCCGGGTTCGATCTGCATCGCGTCGCGGAAATAATAGCGGTCGGACTTGTCCTGCAGTTCCTCCCCCGATACCACGATCACGTCGTGGCCGCGCCGGTCGACACGCACGCGCTCGTGGCCGTCCCGGCTGAGGAAACGGATCTGGTAGATATGCGGATAGGCCGACGCAAGCGCGCTGTAATCGTGTTCCAGGCGCCGCGTGGCGGCTTGTGCGCGAGCACCGTCTTCCTGCCGGATCGCGCTGCGCAGTTCCGCGAGTGCCGGCGCACCGGCAAGGTAGCGCAGCTCCGCGGAGAGCTGGTTGAAGAAGAGCGACACGCCCTTCGCACGAACCGACACTTCCTGTCTCAGATGGCGCAGGGTTTCTTCACGCAATTGGTCGACCGAAAGCGTCACCCCGATGATGCCGGCAATGCCGGTGGGGATGACCGCGGCGGCCAGGAATGCGAAGTAGATGCGCCGCGCAAGGCCGCCGCCGCCGAGCGCGCGCTTTAGTATGCGATCCAGCAAGAGACCTCCGTGGGTCGGCGCCACACTGCGGCGCGGTGCTCCGGACGGGAGCCACGCGCTTTCGCGCCTCGAAGCTTTCCGGGCACGGATCTTCGCATGAAATGCAGTTGCCGTAACACGCAGCCATGCTCTCCGGCATCCGCGGGAAAATGCGCGCCCCGCGCGGAACCATTGGTGCAACAATTCGGGATTCTTCCCGCTCGGGAGTCTCCCAATGAATCATCTGCGTACCCGTGCCGTCCATGCCGGTCAGAAACCGGACCCCGCGAGCGGCGCGATCGCCACCCCCATCAACCAGACATCCGCCTTCGCGTACGGCACGCTCGGCAACGGTGCCGCGATCTTTGCCGGCGAGGCGGACGGCTATCGCTACAGCCGTTTCGCCAATCCGACGGTCAAGGCGCTCGAAGACAAGATCGCCGACCTGGAAGGCGCCGCGGCGGCGGTCGCGTTCAGTAGCGGCACGGCCGCGGTGTCATCGACCGTGCTTTCCCTGCTCGCTCCCGGCGACGAAATCGTGTTCCTCGGGCCGCTCTACGGGGGAACGGAAAGCCTGTTCAACGCGTTCGGCGGGCGTTTCGGCATTCGTGTCGTGGACGCCACGGAGCGCGGGCTCGAAGCGAGCCTGTCGCCCGCGACGCGCCTGATCTGGGTCGAGACGCTGACCAACCCCACGCTGCGCCTGCACGACCTCGCGGCCGTCGCGGCGCTCGCGCGGGCGCGCGGCATCACGACGGTCGCAGACAACACGTTCTGCTCGCCATGCCTGACGCGTCCGCTCGAACACGGCATCGATCTCGTGATGCATTCGATGACCAAATACCTCGGCGGACATGGTGACAGCACCGGCGGCGTCCTTGCCGGCGCGGAACGGCTGATCGCCCCGGTGCGGGCGACCGGTCTCGGGCACGTCGGCGGCAATCTCGCACCGAACGAGGCCTTCCTGATCCTGCGCGGCGTCAAGACCCTGCCCCTGCGCATGGCGGCGCACTGCGAAGGCGCCGCGGAGGTCGCCGCCTTCCTGTCGGCGCATCCCGCGGTTGCCGCGACACACTACCCCGGGCTGGCGACACACCCGCAGCACGCGCTCGCGCGCCGGCAGATGGAGGGCGGCTACGGCGGTATCGTTTCGTTCGAGCTTGCACGAGGCACTCGTCGCGCGGCGGCAGCCCTGCTGGACAACCTGAAGCTGTTCACGCAGGCGGTGTCGCTAGGCGACGTCGACAGCCTCGCGTGCCATCCCGCGAGCACGACGCACAGCTTCGTCTCGCCCGAGGCACGGGCGCGGAGCGGGATCGACGAAGGATTGATCCGCCTCAGCGTGGGGATCGAGCACCCGCAGGACCTGATCGCCGACCTGGGCGAGGCGCTGGCCGCGAGCGTTGCCGCGGCCTGAGCGGCGGCGGCCTACTGCCGCTTCCTGCCCATGATCACCGCAGCGATGCCGGTCAGGACCGCCACGGAGGCCAGGATCAGACGCGCGGTGATGGCTTCGTCGAGAAACAGCGCAGCACCCAGGGTCGCGATGACCGGCACGCT is drawn from Azoarcus sp. DN11 and contains these coding sequences:
- a CDS encoding cytochrome c peroxidase; its protein translation is MKTTNNTRTGRLLAACSMAAAAWLLPSGAQGAAPDLAPMPEVKPGNAAMIELGKYFFFDRRLSGDWGRSCASCHDPAKGWGDGQALSTGYPSMEYFRNAPTVLNAKYRQRFMWDGRLDGTDAGTLVRDMITETHTMNMDGRLMQERLKQVPEYDALWKKWRNDDINGMRVFNVIGEFIRSLETTNAPFDKFARGDADAISAEAKEGYALFKGKAGCVACHNGPIGSDGKLYKTGVPEHPDVLANPLRTITMLRHYATNGLPNYMSARTDVGAYAITKNPADIGKFQTAQLRDLKYTAPYMHNGVFATLDEVVAFYNRGGGEGSGLKPLNLSAGEQKALVIFLLTLSGDPVVVANPGQPDMQVRTFGKN
- a CDS encoding sigma-54 dependent transcriptional regulator produces the protein MSNTILIIEDDETLRLTLLGLLSRKGYEVQAAACGLDGLALARETRFGLILLDLRLPDIPGLEVIARLHEFEEDALVVTMTAYPEVRTAVAALKAGAYDYINKPFDLDDLDSLIRRAFETRQLRREVEWRRAQAGGDVVPGLIGDSAAFRELLETTRKIAAAGRVPALILGESGTGKEHIAQSIHSLSARAAGPWVTLNCSALPEGLLESEMFGHEKGAFTDARQAKKGLLELADGGTLFLDEVGDLSPALQPKLLRVLETQAFRRLGGSKEIRVDVRFVAATHRNLPVMVRDGSFREDLFYRLNVGSIAVPPLRERAADILPLARHFLELAALHLGMTSPAIEPEVVSRLLAYRWPGNIRELRNVMERAAILASDGVITVEQLPFGHAAAPASGESAVAADEAATPMSLAEVERQHILRVLDHVAGNKTRAAEILGITRLTLRTKLREYELQPGAGEGGGDGFQPVKN
- a CDS encoding PAS domain-containing sensor histidine kinase translates to MLDRILKRALGGGGLARRIYFAFLAAAVIPTGIAGIIGVTLSVDQLREETLRHLRQEVSVRAKGVSLFFNQLSAELRYLAGAPALAELRSAIRQEDGARAQAATRRLEHDYSALASAYPHIYQIRFLSRDGHERVRVDRRGHDVIVVSGEELQDKSDRYYFRDAMQIEPGSLYVSPLDLNVEFGQIETPEHPVVRVAIALGERGAATDGILVVNLDADILLAQIEQMAVARDGTAYLFDRAGHFLSRSRETASGFAMQSVDALQDVFGASHLPAVQSGREGTLMTGERIVAYAPIEFGQAFPDTTGGRWVIAVDMAQQALFFSVVNLYVLYAVLVVAMIVTAIGGYALSRRLLGPVDALAQETEAIAAGDFTRRVSISGDDEIADLGTKFNAMTDRLAELYGKLAAHRDRLEDEVGARTRELAHERAWLAAIIQHTGDGILVVAENGEITLANGAARELLGSDAEVAGSRLAEFWSEWPSIAADIADDMPVRRDLKTRGRVLALSITSTRDVSGGRSFLVVARDISDERRLQDERRELDRQLFQMDKMATMGELAMGLAHEIGNPLAGMKAVAQALQYEDDLPPGVFEALRRLEGETDRLSDFLRTFHGFAAPTAPDLRATPLGETLTDILFWTRKEARNQKVEITTHIPDTLPPLRADPAQLKQVLLNLVINALRAQPDGGTVVIAAGAEGERVRIDVRDSGPGIPETLQRRIFEPFFTTREGGSGLGLSIVHKIVEEHGAEIGVNSDGRHGSCFTLLWPIHSASGHEQHHPHH
- a CDS encoding PLP-dependent aspartate aminotransferase family protein gives rise to the protein MNHLRTRAVHAGQKPDPASGAIATPINQTSAFAYGTLGNGAAIFAGEADGYRYSRFANPTVKALEDKIADLEGAAAAVAFSSGTAAVSSTVLSLLAPGDEIVFLGPLYGGTESLFNAFGGRFGIRVVDATERGLEASLSPATRLIWVETLTNPTLRLHDLAAVAALARARGITTVADNTFCSPCLTRPLEHGIDLVMHSMTKYLGGHGDSTGGVLAGAERLIAPVRATGLGHVGGNLAPNEAFLILRGVKTLPLRMAAHCEGAAEVAAFLSAHPAVAATHYPGLATHPQHALARRQMEGGYGGIVSFELARGTRRAAAALLDNLKLFTQAVSLGDVDSLACHPASTTHSFVSPEARARSGIDEGLIRLSVGIEHPQDLIADLGEALAASVAAA